In Drosophila yakuba strain Tai18E2 chromosome 2R, Prin_Dyak_Tai18E2_2.1, whole genome shotgun sequence, a single genomic region encodes these proteins:
- the LOC26534846 gene encoding protein windpipe, producing MERVHLTAWLALFLIVVAAATPTPARPPTDCPADCSCSLAQHTHKPLYHLKCNSTRGLRQAEKSFQSTVPVHSIDLSHLNLTRLSHVLDKLPELTSADLSHNQLRDLGHLGKGLKRLNLKHNQLTSNKLRKLPQHLQVLNLQHNNISHLPLELTHMHQLHQLELSHNAINCSCQTLEVRNWLVERIVYMEHPVVCSYPLEFRGRSWLQLKQDEICKKEKYQWFDTDTEENELMMGDQPAAASAEREDEEELGKDFLPIVGNPAATAKKVRSPQSPVPGDQVEGSGDLSETNMELKLPEETVAEPEAAESQLVDAAAVADAPVPQEHIVKDDDEDDEGSGSGGGLLIIPDLSKVRITSEDELDSDGKPEESDARPLENPEHSENPDTVFSNKIGIYEGDQEEKKPVEEDSIVPVVLTNLNTGLASDVVTDGPLDDSKESEDILTAKIGKPKDDSSAIYYLLAVIGLIVVGLVLFVAIKRCKYDSNAAARDAEAQRQTELLDMDKKQLGKPLHKNGHGNGQEHSPLIGEKTKLDEAQIVKKPYENGDAKDGAGQQPLLNGNGSANGGAKEAPESGEPAAHEYYPISPRYPTPQSPRASKYAQQQQLAEQNNNEPDAAYLPSSPKSGRYSPVYSPETGRVKIKLTETPKPKTPMLVTRSKSNAGDIITTPVRPIEPTHQVINGH from the coding sequence ATGGAACGCGTCCACCTGACCGCCTGGTTGGCCCTGTTCCTCATCGTGGTCGCcgccgccacgcccactcccgCTCGCCCGCCCACCGACTGCCCGGCggactgcagctgcagcttggCCCAGCACACGCACAAGCCACTGTACCACCTCAAGTGCAACAGCACCCGTGGCCTAAGGCAGGCCGAGAAGTCGTTCCAGTCGACGGTGCCGGTGCACTCCATCGATCTGTCCCACCTGAACCTCACCCGCTTGAGCCATGTGCTGGACAAGCTGCCTGAGCTAACCTCCGCCGACTTGTCGCACAACCAGCTGAGGGATCTGGGTCATCTGGGCAAGGGCCTGAAGCGACTGAACCTGAAGCACAATCAGCTCACCTCGAACAAGCTGAGGAAACTGCCGCAGCATCTGCAGGTGCTCAACCTGCAGCACAACAACATCAGCCACCTGCCGCTGGAGCTGACTCACATGCACCAGTTGCACCAGCTGGAGCTGAGCCACAACGCCATCAACTGCTCCTGCCAGACGCTGGAGGTGCGCAACTGGCTGGTGGAGCGCATCGTCTACATGGAACACCCCGTTGTCTGCTCCTATCCCCTGGAGTTCAGGGGTCGCTCTTGGCTGCAGTTGAAGCAGGATGAGATCTGCAAGAAGGAGAAGTACCAATGGTTCGATACCGATACCGAGGAGAACGAACTGATGATGGGCGACCAGccggctgctgcttctgcagaacgcgaggatgaggaggaacTGGGCAAGGACTTTCTGCCCATCGTTGGAAATCCCGCAGCCACAGCGAAGAAGGTTCGCTCGCCGCAGAGCCCGGTTCCTGGTGACCAGGTGGAGGGATCCGGAGACCTCAGCGAAACCAATATGGAGCTTAAGTTGCCCGAAGAGACCGTTGCAGAGCCTGAAGCTGCTGAATCTCAGCTGGTGGATGCTGCAGCCGTTGCTGATGCTCCTGTGCCCCAGGAGCACATCGTTaaggacgacgacgaggatgacGAGGGATCTGGCAGCGGCGGTGGTCTGCTCATCATTCCCGATCTCTCCAAAGTGAGGATTACCTCCGAAGACGAGCTGGATAGCGATGGCAAGCCAGAGGAGAGCGATGCCAGACCTCTGGAGAATCCAGAGCATTCGGAGAATCCAGACACTGTCTTCTCCAACAAAATCGGTATCTATGAAGGCGACCAGGAGGAGAAGAAGCCCGTGGAAGAAGATAGTATCGTGCCCGTGGTGTTGACAAATCTGAACACAGGTCTGGCTTCCGATGTGGTGACTGATGGGCCACTGGACGACAGCAAGGAGTCCGAGGACATCCTGACCGCCAAGATAGGCAAGCCAAAGGACGACAGTAGCGCTATCTACTATCTGCTGGCCGTGATTGGACTGATTGTGGTGGGCCTGGTGCTCTTCGTGGCCATCAAGCGTTGCAAGTACGACAGCAATGCGGCCGCCCGCGATGCGGAGGCTCAGCGGCAGACGGAGCTCCTGGACATGGACAAGAAGCAGCTGGGCAAGCCGCTGCACAAGAACGGCCATGGCAACGGCCAGGAGCACTCGCCACTGATCGGTGAGAAGACCAAACTGGACGAGGCACAGATTGTGAAGAAGCCCTACGAGAACGGTGACGCCAAGGACGGGGCTGGTCAGCAGCCCCTGCTCAATGGCAACGGGTCGGCCAATGGAGGTGCCAAGGAGGCACCCGAAAGCGGCGAGCCTGCCGCCCATGAATACTACCCCATCAGTCCACGCTACCCCACTCCGCAATCGCCCAGGGCATCCAAGTAcgcacagcaacagcagctcgCCGAGCAGAACAACAACGAGCCAGATGCCGCCTACCTGCCCTCGTCGCCCAAGTCCGGAAGGTACTCGCCCGTCTACTCCCCGGAGACGGGTCGCG